In Leishmania braziliensis MHOM/BR/75/M2904 complete genome, chromosome 18, the following proteins share a genomic window:
- a CDS encoding putative chaperone DNAJ protein, with protein MEVRRHYEVLCIANFSSAEEVRVAYKSLALKYHPDKNLGDPTAADRFRAVCRAYEVLSNEEAKRKYDLQLRVALAQLSHQTCGIAGAYGGANPLWMNNPTTTSDIYRELYQRQAARVGVRSRTSSAPPKYGKKAASQYTKEQHEHFRKRERERQQELCRQREKEKKEQRDRDREALRKEQERQEELLQQRWRQQQLQHQQKVYLTRGSRRTTAAANTASASTTTTSDSAAHAEGCNGALPRTRRRPSRVLTTLARNGASTTPRTCQLDSPFSPSPQLATNLRCAQTGGSGVPSPLSASREVEGGSSTDWHSPLTTSVNNSGLEEGLPRSSTPSSDARSDVEAEVQAMAQQTGVCDAIRTPRAPLSRPASGAGGASGVDSQSGVPAQPSTHTTAATCEDRGDGGAAAGCGDDHHTPSSSRRPATRIATVNVASVRATSSGATTPHQGGKSRGFTSFLAASAAAPSSLRASPRGQASTPRGFSVQATVNRRSHSLSAGVTRSRAKASRTLPRNGNSFNNVSSHSNSAHASLLHRVRPMTSLAEEDKEVLDKKRRGRQVREKERERATQLTEAERHFHRLSPVAKQSCEGTATLSAAAVAGKAKVEESLSFEGQLRYLLQDEANERDQLIEREEQLAWRRLHRQHMAVTQAVVVRRWLAALPREEVLWRNGLLRVYKAERDHYFFYFYERLDRLYVEAREGRDRRQLVGRGAADKYYLHRASQRRTSMAAGEGSQWSWFSVSATQMPLGQGMPVAGAGNRASVPTAEAKDRYHLISRIDEEADHFEDWPEAGLRLAGNHPWDQKPLQSHQRRSAEWLPSASDLLPYEAPAAGSINALGAKRSGATSAASPAAMTGVSASGYPASFLSATSTPERAATTAGILPGGSASVRASAQANYYEFSKQRSSSASVINPDLTVLSAVTTANGEPNILLTEARRRLLTLLSDESLQRALLVKQQQEEEMALRRRRAIALHSVFAKDKEKAVKHAQRCAFVEVAVLKSQLRTLQQQMGRSSSSHRFEGGSPTAASRADSGSPTNSVSFPLESSKASRHRSPLPLLPRSTLEAATAARASLSGRARAFSAASAFTSATVLSDWTTLPDSDVEDA; from the coding sequence ATGGAGGTCAGGCGCCACTACGAGGTGCTATGCATTGCCAACTTCAGCtctgccgaggaggtgcgcgtcGCGTACAAATCGCTCGCCCTCAAGTACCACCCTGACAAGAACTTGGGGGACCCGACAGCGGCGGATCGCTTCCGTGCTGTCTGCCGTGCTTACGAGGTGCTTTCGAATGAGGAAGCGAAACGCAAGTACGACCTCCAGCTGCGCGTTGCCCTAGCCCAGCTTTCTCACCAAACGTGTGGCATAGCCGGTGCTTACGGAGGCGCCAATCCGCTCTGGATGAACAACCCCACTACTACATCGGACATCTATAGGGAGCTGTACCAGCGACAAGCCGCACGGGTCGGtgtgcgcagccgcacctcGTCGGCACCTCCGAAGTACGGCAAGAAGGCCGCCTCGCAGTACACCAAGGAGCAGCACGAACACTTTCGCAAACGAGAGCGGGAGCGGCAACAGGAACTGTGCCGtcaaagggagaaggagaaaaaagagcaacGTGATAGAGACcgggaggcgctgcgcaaggagcaggagcggcaagAAGAGTTGCtccagcagcgatggcgccaacagcagctgcagcatcaACAGAAGGTGTACCTCACACGCGGCTCAAGACGaaccacagccgcagccaaCACTGCATCAGCgtcgaccaccaccactagcGACTCCGCAGCTCATGCCGAAGGCTGTAATGGCGCCTTACCTCGCACGCGGCGTCGACCCTCACGTGTGCTGACAACGCTAGCCCGCAACGGTGCCTCTACCACTCCGCGAACGTGTCAGCTGGACTCGCCATTTTCTCCGTCACCACAGCTGGCCACCAACCTCCGTTGTGCCCAGACAGGCGGGTCTGGGGTGCCATCGCCGTTATCCGCGTCGCgggaggtggagggtggGTCGTCGACGGACTGGCACTCGCCACTCACTACATCTGTGAACAACAGCGGTCTGGAGGAGGGACTGCCTCGCTCTAGCACCCCCAGCAGCGACGCCCGCTCAGACGTTGAGGCCGAGGTGCAGGCAATGGCGCAACAGACGGGCGTATGTGATGCCATCCGCACGCCGCGTGCACCGCTTTCGCGACCTGCGtctggcgccggtggcgccagTGGCGTAGATTCACAGTCAGGAGTGCCTGCGCAGCCGAGCACCCACACTACGGCCGCCACGTGCGAGGACCgtggcgacggaggcgctgcagcgggctGTGGGGATGACCATCACACTCCGTCGTCCTCGCGCCGTCCGGCGACACGCATCGCGACGGTAAACGTAGCCTCGGTGCGAGCCACGTCGTCCGGCGCCACAACGCCGCATCAGGGCGGAAAATCTCGTGGCTTTACGAGCTTCCTAGCAGCATCGGCGGCCGCACCGTCTTCTTTGAGGGCATCGCCCCGAGGACAGGCAAGCACTCCGCGTGGCTTCAGTGTTCAGGCGACGGTGAACAGGCGCAGCCACAGCTTGTCTGCCGGAGTAACGCGGTCCAGGGCCAAAGCAAGCCGTACCCTACCCAGAAACGGCAACAGCTTTAACAACGTCTCCAGTCACAGCAACTCTGCTCACGCCTCCCTTCTTCACCGAGTGCGTCCCATGACGAGTTTGGCGGAGGAGGATAAAGAGGTACTCGACAAGAAGCGACGAGGGCGAcaggtgagagagaaagagagggagcgggcGACTCAACTCACTGAGGCGGAGCGCCATTTCCATCGACTGTCTCCTGTTGCGAAACAGTCGTGCGAAGGCACTGCCACCCTctccgcagccgcagtcGCTGGAAAAGCGAAGGTGGAAGAGTCGCTGTCCTTTGAGGGACAACTGAGATACCTCTTGCAAGACGAGGCGAATGAGCGGGATCAGCTGAttgagagagaggagcagctcgCGTGGCGGCGCCTGCATCGCCAACACATGGCAGTGACTCAGGCTGTTGTGGTGCGACGCTGGCTCGCCGCGCTCccgagggaggaggtgttgTGGCGCAACGGTCTGCTGCGAGTATACAAGGCAGAGCGTGACCACTACTTCTTTTATTTCTACGAGCGACTTGACCGCCTCTACGTCGAAGCCCGTGAGGGACGTGATAGACGCCAGCTGGTGGGGCGTGGCGCGGCTGACAAATACTATTTACATCGGGcctcgcagcgacgcacctCCATGGCAGCTGGGGAGGGCTCGCAGTGGAGCTGGTTCTCTGTTAGCGCCACGCAGATGCCTTTGGGCCAGGGCATGCCGGTCGCAGGGGCGGGGAACCGCGCGTCCGTGCCCACAGCAGAAGCGAAAGATCGCTACCACCTTATCTCCAGAATCGACGAGGAGGCTGATCATTTTGAAGATTGGCCCGAGGCCGGCTTGAGGCTCGCCGGGAACCATCCGTGGGACCAGAAACCGCTGCAGAGTCATCAGCGGCGCTCGGCCGAGTGGCTGCCATCGGCCAGCGACTTGCTCCCCTACGAGGCCCCCGCTGCCGGGTCCATTAATGCCCTGGGCGCAAAGAGAAGCGGCGCCACAAGCGCTGCCAGTCCGGCCGCCATGACGGGTGTCTCTGCGTCAGGGTATCCGGCGTCTTTCCTTTCGGCGACCAGCACACCGGAGAGGGCGGCCACGACGGCGGGCATACTGCCGGGCGGTAGTGCCTCCGTGAGGGCATCAGCGCAAGCGAACTATTACGAGTTCTCCAAGCAACGCAGCTCGTCTGCCTCGGTGATCAACCCAGACCTCACTGTTCTCAGCGCCGTAACCACTGCCAATGGCGAGCCGAATATATTGCTGACTGAAGCGAGGCGGCGCCTATTGACGCTCTTGAGCGACGAGTCTCTCCAGCGCGCTCTGctcgtgaagcagcagcaagaggaggagatggcgctgcgtcgtcgGCGCGCTATTGCCCTGCACAGTGTCTTTGCCAAGGACAAGGAGAAAGCAGTCAAGCacgcgcagcgctgtgcgtttgtggaggtggcggtcCTCAAGTCTCAACTAAGGACGCTTCAGCAGCAAATGGGGCGCTCCTCGTCTTCACATAGATTTGAGGGCGGCTctcccaccgccgcctccagggCAGATTCCGGGTCCCCCACCAACTCCGTCTCTTTTCCACTGGAGTCCTCAAAAGCGTCGCGCCATAGGTCGCCACTGCCCTTACTGCCTAGATCCACGTTGGAAGCCGCtacagcagcgcgtgcatcGTTGTCCGGCAGGGCGCGCGCGTTTTCTGCTGCGAGCGCGTTCACTTccgcgacggtgctgagCGACTGGACAACATTGCCGGACTCAGACGTAGAGGATGCATAG
- the PUF2 gene encoding putative pumilio protein: MTANWTAAPDAHLRVEDIDWGSTECEDMFTSSADDLLVADPRAVRRAETAPMVLTIMGTGGSLCVGGFEEVNPDEEYRYTEEYHQLYYSKNPRDPRMLLPLTRRRHHLVREARAPGALAVPSGERPSVSSTNGAVGDRVGNGDSDCDATAAVPEAAETLSSQALVKLYVDTFRPDWDYAQIKAHICTFCRDQDGSRLVQRLLEKPENIVPIFNEVIEEFGELATDVFGNYVLQKMFDVVPKVENDLSALQEIREARLLDRLTEKVRGHLLEYSVQTYGCRVMQKAVENMRAADRDAIIRELDGRVVDFVFDQNANHVVQKVVEVCPAGAQFVVDAFIPSLGELACHAYGCRVLQRTFEKCHDVEGVNIRPLMEAVLSRVNEFTVHQYGNYVVQHAMLNAPEDLRHRFVVQLTPQLYALSCSKFASNVAERIVTTATEEERDAIINELKKPLSDFQGGNYLVNMMQDTYANYVVQRFFEAVSATQRELISELVQPHIGTINQSVYGRHLLRKMVSNNILTNAFLLGQGIDVSGPDYGGNANNNGHRSGGHRGSANNTNGTDNRHNGGGSTHASRNGNGRGNRAGRSGRGGNTHSNNQHSDGKNNALRGNDGSSPSSMLLLQPHLQLQQPLLSGYMPLPQQYQYGNPYGIPQLQQQQPQVTPQAFVYPTASAAPQLYQPQQAYMPQLTPSDFGAFPGAAAFPTPILQQQPASYALQYGTPMQQLTTMPLQQHPARRGDTQSPQVYVNGGYNGAGQAHQQQSPQNSGFFHSPTPPQPQPVFQGKSDLADATVATRKGGRSGKGNASAVSNNASYTNAVSGDKAGAFLTNNVTSNQQRAGYGNRRTQQQETGY, encoded by the coding sequence ATGACCGCTAACTGGACCGCCGCGCCCGACGCCCATCTTCGCGTGGAGGACATCGACTGGGGCTCCACAGAATGCGAGGATATGTTCACCTCAAGCGCCGATGACCTACTGGTGGCAGACCCCCGCGCGGTGCGCCGTGCCGAGACGGCACCGATGGTACTGACTATCATGGGCACAGGCGGTTCTCTCTGCGTCGGAGGTTTCGAGGAGGTAAACCCAGACGAGGAGTACCGCTACACGGAGGAATACCACCAACTGTACTACTCAAAGAACCCGCGAGACCCTCgcatgctgctgccgctgacgcgccgccgtcaccacctCGTGCGTGAGGCCCGCGCACCCGGAGCCCTCGCGGTGCCGAGCGGCGAGAGGCCGTCTGTTTCCTCCACGAACGGTGCTGTCGGCGACCGCGTTGGGAATGGAGACAGCGACTGTGATGCCACTGCGGCCGTCCcggaggcagcagagacgcTCTCGTCCCAGGCGCTTGTGAAGCTGTACGTTGATACCTTCCGACCTGACTGGGATTACGCGCAGATCAAAGCCCACATCTGTACTTTCTGCAGGGACCAGGACGGAAGCCGCCTCGTGCAGCGACTCCTAGAGAAGCCAGAGAACATTGTTCCCATCTTCAATGAGGTCATTGAGGAGTTTGGGGAGCTGGCGACCGACGTGTTCGGCAACTACGTGTTGCAGAAAATGTTCGACGTTGTGCCCAAAGTAGAGAACGATCTCAGCGCACTTCAGGAGATCAGGGAGGCGAGGCTGCTGGACCGTCTCACGGAAAAGGTGCGTGGCCACCTGCTGGAGTACTCTGTACAGACATACGGTTGTCGTGTTATGCAGAAGGCGGTGGAGAACATGCGCGCCGCCGACCGCGACGCCATCATCCGTGAGCTGGACGGGAGAGTTGTCGACTTCGTTTTTGACCAAAACGCGAACCACGTCGTGCAGAAGGTCGTCGAGGTGTGCCCCGCGGGCGCGCAGTTCGTGGTAGACGCCTTTATTCCATCTCTAGGCGAGCTGGCTTGCCATGCCTACGGCtgccgcgtgctgcagcgcacttTCGAGAAATGTCACGACGTCGAGGGTGTGAACATTCGCCCGCTTatggaggcggtgctgagTCGTGTGAACGAGTTCACGGTGCATCAATACGGTAACTACGTCGTGCAGCACGCCATGCTCAACGCGCCAGAGGATCTGCGGCACCGCTTCGTCGTGCAGCTGACGCCGCAGCTGTATGCGCTGTCCTGCAGCAAGTTTGCCAGCAACGTCGCCGAGCGCATTGTGACGACGGcgaccgaggaggagcgtgaTGCCATCATCAACGAGCTGAAGAAGCCGCTGAGCGACTTCCAGGGCGGCAACTACCTCGTGAACATGATGCAGGACACCTACGCGAACTACGTCGTGCAGCGCTTCTTCGAGGCCGTCTCGGCCACGCAGCGCGAGCTCATTAGCGAGCTCGTGCAGCCCCACATCGGCACAATCAATCAGTCCGTCTAcggtcgccacctgctgcgcaAGATGGTGTCGAATAACATTCTCACAaacgccttcctcctcggccAAGGAATCGATGTTAGTGGCCCCGACTACGGTGGCAATGCAAACAACAAcggccaccgcagcggcggtcaccgaggcagcgccaacaacaccaacggcaCCGACAACCGCCACAATGGCGGCGGGTCTACACACGCCAGCCGAAACGGCAATGGCCGCGGCAATCGTGCAGGCCGTAGCGGGCGTGGCGGTAACACCCACAGCAACAACCAGCACAGTGACGGCAAAAACAATGCCCTAAGAGGCAATGACGGCAGCAGCCCGAGCAGCATGTTACTCTTACAGCCTCATttgcagctccagcagccgctcctgAGCGGGTACATGCCCCTGCCGCAGCAGTACCAGTATGGCAACCCCTACGGCATccctcagctgcagcagcagcagccccagGTGACGCCACAGGCGTTCGTGTACCCCACCGCATCCGCGGCCCCGCAACTGTAtcagccgcagcaggcgtACATGCCGCAGCTAACGCCTAGCGACTTTGGCGCATTCCCTGGCGCGGCGGCCTTCCCGACACCGatactgcagcagcagccagccAGCTATGCTCTGCAATATGGTACCccgatgcagcagctcacGACAATGCCCCTGCAACAGCACCCGGCTCGCCGTGGTGATACTCAGTCTCCGCAGGTGTACGTGAATGGCGGCTACAACGGCGCAGGTCAggcacatcagcagcagtcgcCTCAGAACAGTGGCTTTTTCCATTCcccgacgccgccgcagccgcaaccGGTTTTCCAGGGGAAGAGTGACCTCGCCGACGCGACTGTTGCCACTAGAAAGGGAGGTCGCTCAGGGAAGGGAAACGCCAGCGCTGTCTCAAACAACGCCAGCTACACTAACGCTGTAAGCGGGGATAAGGCGGGTGCCTTTCTCACCAACAACGTTACTAGCAACCAGCAGCGAGCTGGCTACGGCAACCGGCGCacccagcagcaggagaCGGGCTACTAG